Within the Miscanthus floridulus cultivar M001 chromosome 17, ASM1932011v1, whole genome shotgun sequence genome, the region AATAAACGCAATTCTTCAATGACAGGTTAATGAAATTAATTTTACACTAtaagatatatttttctataGACTTGGACAAAGTTAAAAATTGAGAGCTATAATTTTACGGTGTACTGTTAAATGATTTCGTGATTGGATCTTGTCATCTTACTTTGAACAGAAAATGCATCATTCTTgctcaaaaagaagaagaaagagaaaatgcATCATTCAGCGGAAACAAATGCCTCAGGCCTAGGCAACGGCAAATTTTAACTCAATTATTAATAATCGCAGCATTTGTATATAATCATTTACAATGTCTCACTGCTCTGGTTGGTTTTATTGCCTTCTCACACGGAATTTGAAATAAAGCAATGGTATAGCGAGGCTGTCAAACCGCCGGAGCAGGCTGAGGAACTGCAGGCCTATTGCTTGCAAGACCAGGAGGACACTGCAGTCGGAATGAGGGATGTACATCTTGCACACGCTCCAGATACAGCGGAGTCTGCATTTCTATAAGGCTCCGTTTAGTTccaagccaaaaaccaaaaattttcaagatttcccatcacatcaaatcttacggcacatgcatggagtactaaatgtagacaaaaaaaaaactaattacccagttagccgagaaatcgtgagacgaatcttttaaacctaaatagtccataattggacaatttttgccaaattaaaacgaaagtgctacagtagccaaaagccaaaaattttcggaactaaacagggcctaaggcTATCCGCACCGGGCAGCGCTAAAGCTACCGGTACGCTACGCCGTGCGCCTGTAAACGGCCCGGGAGCGTACCGGCTGCACAGGAGACCGCCACACACCGCGTGCGCGAGAGCAGCCCGCTAAACACTGTAGCGTCACTGTAGCAACAAGAGAGAGAGTtgtggagagagagaaagagggagggaggggaataAAATATGAAGTAGTTAgtatagagtatgggatagagataacaTGGGTGCGGGAGAAATAAGTATAGAatagagaatctcgatgactaggatagaatattcctttttagagatagaaatagaggtGGACGGGTGCGGATAGCTAAGCCGCGATACTGCAAAACAAGGTGTGCCTGAATTAACGCAACTAAAGGTTCAAAATCAGTATAAGTGGATGTCTACTGCATCTTGTTTCCAGTCACAAAGGTAAGAAGAACTAATCATGCCGATAAAACACGCCTTTCTCAAAGACCCTAGTCTAACATAACTTCATCAGTGCTCATGAATCATCTGAGGCAAGCAGCAACTATTTCGTACATAACAATGATAATAACAAGATCCGGTACATACCGCCCTGCGGAACGCAAACATCTCTTCTTGACCAGACAATATTGCCACAAGGCCGGTCGTAGACGGTCCTAAGCCAACATTGCCTTCCGCTAAAACATCCCTCCTTAGCTTTGTCCCTTCAGACTCGGTTTCAAACTGAAAACTGCATAGCATGACCGTTCATGTGAAACTTGTGCGATTCAAATTCAGTCTTCTGCATTCCATTGCAGACGACCAGAAACATTAACCCCTAACAATCAAATAGTCTCTTTTGTCATGGTATTTTGCTTGAGGCCTTTGTAATTGTTGTAAACTCTTCTCTATCTTTAATGGATAGCAGGTCTTCTGCCTTTGcttttaaaaagaaaaagaaaaagaaaagatagaAACATTCTCTCCACAACCCACAGCAGAACCAGCATATATGACAAAGCTCACTGAGACATATTTTCAGTTCATAGTGTTTGAAAAAACAGTGTTACATGATCAGGAAAGGGTTATCGAGTTACCTCTCTAAATAAAAAAGGGGTCCTTCCTCAGTTCCTTGGAAAAGATCATCAATGGATGAGGCAGCTAGGCATATAAGGCGGCAGTGATGATTGTACAACTCATCGATGAGAGTGATAAACCTTCTTGCCTAAATGAGTCGTGATATTAGCAACAGAGGGGAAACAAACTATTTCAGAAAGGTAGAGAGTAACAACTAACTAATGGTTACTGCCCATCAATTAAGATAGCTACCTAAAAATTTAAACAAATAGACCTTTTCTCTTTCCTAACTTGCAATATATTTTAAAAGCTCTCCAACTTGATCAACATGCCCTCTCCATCTTTCTATCCAAAATATTACTGTCTTGCTTTGCTAGTTTGCAACATCCCTATAGTGATCCTTGCTATTCAGCACTTCAAAATCACATTTTACTTTGTGTTTTATTTCTTGAGAACATGTTTCATTTGTTGTACTTATATAGGCCGATAGGCTCCAGTTTCCCTGCAGCATCTGAATTTTCATGCCTGCTAACCAAACAAGGACTTTGAAGTCCTGACTGCTACATTCATGTTCCCTTCCACCTATTTCCTCCGCCCAAACAGACTAAAAGAAGCAGAAAAACCAGCACGTGAAGAAATACCTTGTCACGGATCTTCATACTCATAGCTGGAATTTCTGATATGAAAATTGTATGATAGTTCCTAGCTATTGCTATATAATCTGCCGCTCCGACCTGAAAAAATAGTATAGGGGTGATCAATGCATTAGCGAAAGAGCTACTATGCTCTCAGATATAATAAAAAGGAGCTACTATTGGGAAATATAACTTTATGTATTGTCTAACATCAGCTATTGTGCAAGTAATAATATCAGCTATTGTGCAGTAATAAATTTGTATTTCTTTCCAATAACTTGAATTATAGACAGATATGAAATGAGAGTGAGATATTACTGGGCGACCACATAGATACTCGAAGTCAAACCTTGCGACACCATTACAGCTTTGTGGAATCTCAATAGACCTGTCAACATGCGACTGAAGTTCATCTAGTTTTTATTTTCACTGGTACAGAGATGCTTTATCAAATGGACATACCTCCCAAACATTACAGGAATGGTGACAGAAATAATATTTCCTCCTGATTGGTTAGTTATGTCATGCCACATAGCCTCGTACATGCTGCGGGCGTCAGAAGTGACAGGCCAAAAATAGTGAACCTGCCAACAATTTAGAAGGTATGTAGTTAGATCAGGATAAACATAATATGACATATAATAAAGGGAATAATAAATACAACAGAGAAATAGAACACAATTGGAAGTAAACCTCAGTTGAGCCTTCTGTCGGAATTAGGCGGCGATAATCCTTTTCAGTACCCACAAGAATCTTACTGCAGTTTTCATCCAATTTTGATAAAAACTCAAGGAAGATGTCCCTTTGCATCCCATCCTACAAACCAacagagagaaaaaaagaaatgATCATAATACGGTACTACAGTATTTTAACTTGTAAAGGTTGTGAGAAAATGATTACACATCTAATCCATAAAttagaaagaaaacaaaaaaacattaAGGACCTGCCTGATTCAGATCTTCAGGTGCTTTATTACTGGTTGCTACAAGTACTGTCCCTGTGCTTAACAATGTGCTTAGAATGCCAGAAAGTGCTACAACTGCAAAAACATCAATAGTCTGCACAAATGCATTTGCTCAGTATACTACAAAAAGCACTAACATCAATAGTCTGCACAAATGCACTTGCTCAGTGTACTACAAAAAGTACTAGGTTGCAGAgcatatttaattaattatgacAGTTCTACAACCTTAATAAATCATAATAAAGCAGTACGTACAAAGATGTATATGCAAGAATATAGATAAAATAGAGCTTACTTAACTTAATTAGGTGTAAAAGGTTCCAGTAATGCTGAATTGCCAATTCAAAAGAATTTTCCAGTAACACGTTAACTTCATTAAAACTTATAGACAGGATGAAGTTAAAACATTATGCTGCTCATGGTGGTGGAACTAATCAATGCTATTTACCAACACCAATCTTCATTTTTATTTTATGTCCCCAGTTTTGAAAGTAATCCAATAAGCAGCTGCTACATGCTAGGAAATGCCAATCCTCTTTGTCAGGtcaggatgaaaagaaggcagaAAGGCTTCAATCCTTGACACTTCAAATTTTAGGTACCTGTATCTCATCAAAGCATAGAATGCTTGCTCCAGTTTTATTTGCCTGTCTATCAACCAAAAACTTGTCAGCAACTGCCAAAAGGATGTGCTTTTGCTGCATCTGTTGTTTGTACTTCTCTTCGCCAATCAACCACTCCTTAATTTTCGAATCAAAGGGAAGGCTTGATATCCAACTGAAAGCACTTGAGTGAATAGATTTGTCATCATCACGTCTCTTCCATACGTCATGCATATGATCGCGTATTTCAAGCATGGCCTGCATCAAAGGGTACTCCGTCTCAAGCGAATCCTCGACAACAAGGTCACAATCAAATTAAGATAACTAAAAAGTTAATTTATATTGTTATGTTAATGCCAACTTGCCAAGCCACACCTGTGTAAATGAGTTCAGACAGATGTGCGTGTGCCCAGATATGCTACCACAACAGCTAACAAATACAGTCGAGACAGCATCAACCTACTATTGCTAGCCATCTTCAGTCAAATAAATTGATCTTCAGGTACAATAACTATATCAGATTACAACTGAATGACTGAACAGTCATTGGTATATGTAAATAGTAGAGAATTTACCTCATGAAAGTGAAACCTCCTCCTGTGTTTGATGACACCTTCAGTGGCCCCATAGAACATGTCCATCAACATTGTCTTCCCTATGTACAGATTGTGCCATGAGATTAGTACAAGTAGAATGGTATTTCAGAAAACGTAAAATATCAGCATGATAACTTGTTCATATTAGTTTCATAAATGTAGGGCAATGGcccaaaaagaagcattttaccCCTCATTTTCTGGCCAGCTAGAAAACTAATAGACAGAATGGATCCGACAAGACTAGAAATTGCTTCTTTTGAGCATGTGCAAGAATCAGGTAGCTTACCACTTCCAACATTTCCATAGAGATACAATCCTTTAGGAGCAACAGGAGCGACTGGTCTCTGGCCTACCAATGTATCTAGTTTCTTCTCTCGGTTCAGGTATGAGACCCACTTACCAACTCCAGGTTCTAtgtttcctcttcttctcctggGTTTAatcaacaaaatacaggttaTAAAAAACCAGCATAGTCCATTTCTTCATATTTAGCTGTTATAATATTCTTGCAGGAGTTGAGGAGTAATAGCAATGCTCCATCCATCGATGGTTTCAACATAACAGAATTTCACAGTGCCATACTGAAACAATTATGACATACATGCACTGTGATGCCAATAGACATCCCACTTAAGTATGCTAAATGGTTCTATAACAATGAATAATTTTTAGGAAGGAGACTAACTATTACCGCATAACCAACTTGTCAAGAAATCCCCTTTTCTCGTCTATCCATACACCATCACGCTGCTTATCTTCAGCTTCTTCGACAAGAAGCCTTCGCCGCTCTTTCTCCCTGCTATTCTCCCAGATGTACAGCTTGTTCTGCATAAATATAGGTTTCTTACTGAAGAATCACAACGAGGTACTGACAACTGAGAAGAAGAGATGTGCAACTTACATGATAATCCTCCATTTCCATCTCGTACTGTTGAAGCCTACTCAGTAAGTTGTCTAACTCAGAAGCTACATTTTCCTGGTAACTATCATGCGTGAGCTTCCCTTGGCTTACTAGATTCCTGTAGAGCGTAAGAGGACCTTCAGATAGAACACAAGAGTATGAGACACCGATATTGGAGGGAAGAGGGGATTGGGGGGTGGTGTTATGATGCAGTTTGAGGAATGAGAATTACACTGTATCATCATGTTCAGTAGAACAAACAGGTGCGGGTTTATTAATTTTCAGAGGGGACATATCACAGGTTCACAGGACTGGTTAGCTTATATGTTAGTTCTGATGAACACAGTGGCATATCTGATATCTGCTTGCAAGCGCGCATGAAAACGCAGCAGTGGCAGATTTGAATTCCATGAAATGCAGCTGCGACTTGAACCCACTAGTCCGGGCGTCCGGCCTCGTATGAAATTCGGAAACCGATCAGCAGCTCCGCAACCGAGCTATCGATCAGCAGcgagaggaggatgatgaggacgaggTACCTGCAGAGGTTTGCGGCCGTGCTCCGAGGAGGCGCCGTCTCCCGCCGCGCCGTGGAGGCCACGGGCACGGAAGAGGCCCGCGGAGGGCAAGGCGCGCGGCGCCGCACCGAGGAGGGCGGCGGACGCGAGGGATAGGCGGGAGACGCGGTCATGCAGGCGGCGGAGTATCATCGGTCGGCCGTCGGCGCCTCGCCCGGACGGGGAGAGGTGGCGGGTACAGACTATATATACAGAGTAGAAAGGAGTTGGAATAACTGCGGCGTTCGTTGTCTGGTCCGGGAGGGAAGGTGACGCGGCGTCCTTGCTGACCGCAGACGCGTGGGCCGAGAGTAGCTGGGCCCGTGGGCTCATTTATAGCCACACGGGCCATGCCTACCTACTACTTGGGCGGACAAGCGGCCCATTGTGTGATGTCACAGAGGGGCATGGCGACCGTGTTACAAGTGATCTTCGAGGactttttttcctaaaaaaaagtGATTTTCAAGGCCTTCACCCGTGAACTTCAAGTTTCTTCATCTCACAATTTTGTTGTAGAACTTTTTAAAAATGTATTTGTACACATCAATTACAAAGTTTTGAGAATCTTCAGGCTTTTCTGTATATATTTTCCTTTTCCATAGAACCAAATCAAATTCTGGAAAGCTTCTCAAGATATTTTTCAcgagctctaaatattttatttgggtttgtagtgttctatgatttttttttcctaaaattttagaTTCTCTAACTAGGTGGCTAGCTAGCTTGATGGAGACATCACCACACGGCGCATGAGTCGATCCTTTGGTCATCAACAAGCATGCACCCACATTGTTGAATCCATCTACATACTGTGTAATTTGTGTGCCATGATTATTAGTAGGTAAGGTGATTCGGCGTGCGTGCGTACGTGAACCTTCCTTTCTTGACTTACCACGCCGCGTGCGGCGAAAGCGACCACACGCGACGGCTAGCCTTGCCAATGCAGCATTCGTTCCAGCGCTCTTGCATGTCATGAACAAAGCAAAGGCTTACATATCGACAGGCCATAACGTTGCGATGACAACCAACCGATCGTCTCGAC harbors:
- the LOC136516214 gene encoding uncharacterized protein isoform X1, coding for MTASPAYPSRPPPSSVRRRAPCPPRASSVPVASTARRETAPPRSTAANLCRNLVSQGKLTHDSYQENVASELDNLLSRLQQYEMEMEDYHNKLYIWENSREKERRRLLVEEAEDKQRDGVWIDEKRGFLDKLVMRRRRGNIEPGVGKWVSYLNREKKLDTLVGQRPVAPVAPKGLYLYGNVGSGKTMLMDMFYGATEGVIKHRRRFHFHEAMLEIRDHMHDVWKRRDDDKSIHSSAFSWISSLPFDSKIKEWLIGEEKYKQQMQQKHILLAVADKFLVDRQANKTGASILCFDEIQTIDVFAVVALSGILSTLLSTGTVLVATSNKAPEDLNQDGMQRDIFLEFLSKLDENCSKILVGTEKDYRRLIPTEGSTEVHYFWPVTSDARSMYEAMWHDITNQSGGNIISVTIPVMFGRSIEIPQSCNGVARFDFEYLCGRPVGAADYIAIARNYHTIFISEIPAMSMKIRDKARRFITLIDELYNHHCRLICLAASSIDDLFQGTEEGPLFYLESFQFETESEGTKLRRDVLAEGNVGLGPSTTGLVAILSGQEEMFAFRRAKCRLRCIWSVCKMYIPHSDCSVLLVLQAIGLQFLSLLRRFDSLAIPLLYFKFRVRRQ
- the LOC136516214 gene encoding uncharacterized protein isoform X3, which translates into the protein MTASPAYPSRPPPSSVRRRAPCPPRASSVPVASTARRETAPPRSTAANLCRNLVSQGKLTHDSYQENVASELDNLLSRLQQYEMEMEDYHNKLYIWENSREKERRRLLVEEAEDKQRDGVWIDEKRGFLDKLVMRRRRGNIEPGVGKWVSYLNREKKLDTLVGQRPVAPVAPKGLYLYGNVGSGKTMLMDMFYGATEGVIKHRRRFHFHEVDAVSTVFVSCCGSISGHTHICLNSFTQAMLEIRDHMHDVWKRRDDDKSIHSSAFSWISSLPFDSKIKEWLIGEEKYKQQMQQKHILLAVADKFLVDRQANKTGASILCFDEIQTIDVFAVVALSGILSTLLSTGTVLVATSNKAPEDLNQDGMQRDIFLEFLSKLDENCSKILVGTEKDYRRLIPTEGSTEVHYFWPVTSDARSMYEAMWHDITNQSGGNIISVTIPVMFGRSIEIPQSCNGVARFDFEYLCGRPVGAADYIAIARNYHTIFISEIPAMSMKIRDKARRFITLIDELYNHHCRLICLAASSIDDLFQGTEEGPLFYLESFQFETESEGTKLRRDVLAEGNVGLGPSTTGLVAILSGQEEMFAFRRAHLVCVQ
- the LOC136516214 gene encoding uncharacterized protein isoform X2; the encoded protein is MTASPAYPSRPPPSSVRRRAPCPPRASSVPVASTARRETAPPRSTAANLCRNLVSQGKLTHDSYQENVASELDNLLSRLQQYEMEMEDYHNKLYIWENSREKERRRLLVEEAEDKQRDGVWIDEKRGFLDKLVMRRRRGNIEPGVGKWVSYLNREKKLDTLVGQRPVAPVAPKGLYLYGNVGSGKTMLMDMFYGATEGVIKHRRRFHFHEVDAVSTVFVSCCGSISGHTHICLNSFTQAMLEIRDHMHDVWKRRDDDKSIHSSAFSWISSLPFDSKIKEWLIGEEKYKQQMQQKHILLAVADKFLVDRQANKTGASILCFDEIQTIDVFAVVALSGILSTLLSTGTVLVATSNKAPEDLNQDGMQRDIFLEFLSKLDENCSKILVGTEKDYRRLIPTEGSTEVHYFWPVTSDARSMYEAMWHDITNQSGGNIISVTIPVMFGRSIEIPQSCNGVARFDFEYLCGRPVGAADYIAIARNYHTIFISEIPAMSMKIRDKARRFITLIDELYNHHCRLICLAASSIDDLFQGTEEGPLFYLESFQFETESEGTKLRRDVLAEGNVGLGPSTTGLVAILSGQEEMFAFRRAYPNTPCDTSCNIRAGLGTMSGRRKS
- the LOC136516214 gene encoding uncharacterized protein isoform X4; this translates as MTASPAYPSRPPPSSVRRRAPCPPRASSVPVASTARRETAPPRSTAANLCRNLVSQGKLTHDSYQENVASELDNLLSRLQQYEMEMEDYHNKLYIWENSREKERRRLLVEEAEDKQRDGVWIDEKRGFLDKLVMRRRRGNIEPGVGKWVSYLNREKKLDTLVGQRPVAPVAPKGLYLYGNVGSGKTMLMDMFYGATEGVIKHRRRFHFHEVDAVSTVFVSCCGSISGHTHICLNSFTQAMLEIRDHMHDVWKRRDDDKSIHSSAFSWISSLPFDSKIKEWLIGEEKYKQQMQQKHILLAVADKFLVDRQANKTGASILCFDEIQTIDVFAVVALSGILSTLLSTGTVLVATSNKAPEDLNQDGMQRDIFLEFLSKLDENCSKILVGTEKDYRRLIPTEGSTEVHYFWPVTSDARSMYEAMWHDITNQSGGNIISVTIPVMFGRSIEIPQSCNGVARFDFEYLCGRPVGAADYIAIARNYHTIFISEIPAMSMKIRDKARRFITLIDELYNHHCRLICLAASSIDDLFQGTEEGPLFYLESFQFETESEGTKLRRDVLAEGNVGLGPSTTGLVAILSGQEEMFAFRRALQYR
- the LOC136516214 gene encoding uncharacterized protein isoform X5, with product MTASPAYPSRPPPSSVRRRAPCPPRASSVPVASTARRETAPPRSTAANLCRNLVSQGKLTHDSYQENVASELDNLLSRLQQYEMEMEDYHNKLYIWENSREKERRRLLVEEAEDKQRDGVWIDEKRGFLDKLVMRRRRGNIEPGVGKWVSYLNREKKLDTLVGQRPVAPVAPKGLYLYGNVGSGKTMLMDMFYGATEGVIKHRRRFHFHEVDAVSTVFVSCCGSISGHTHICLNSFTQAMLEIRDHMHDVWKRRDDDKSIHSSAFSWISSLPFDSKIKEWLIGEEKYKQQMQQKHILLAVADKFLVDRQANKTGASILCFDEIQTIDVFAVVALSGILSTLLSTGTVLVATSNKAPEDLNQDGMQRDIFLEFLSKLDENCSKILVGTEKDYRRLIPTEGSTEVHYFWPVTSDARSMYEAMWHDITNQSGGNIISVTIPVMFGRSIEIPQSCNGVARFDFEYLCGRPVGAADYIAIARNYHTIFISEIPAMSMKIRDKARRFITLIDELYNHHCRLICLAASSIDDLFQGTEEGPLFYLESKGRRPAIH